From Simonsiella muelleri ATCC 29453:
ATTCACGCAAAAGCAACCTGAACACCCTATTAATCAGGCTTTATGTGAAATTGTAGATATGTTCAGTTTGCCAAAAGATGAATTGGAAGATATTATCAATGGTATGGAAATGGATTTACACCATGTCCGTTATCAAAATTTTACAGATTTGCAATATTATTGCCATCGGGTCGCTGGTGTGGTGGGGCGTTTGATTGTGCGAATTTTGGGATTTTCGGAAAATCAAACACTTGCGTATGCAGATAAATTGGGGTTGGCGTTGCAATTGACCAACATCATTCGTGATGTGGGTGAAGATGCACGAAATGGACGCATTTATTTGCCACTTGATGAATTGGCGCAATTTGGTGTTTCACAAGAAAGCATTTTGTCATATCAACCTAATCAATCATTTGAAAAATTAATGGATTTCCAAATTATGCGTGCGCGTGAAACCTATCGTGTAGCAATGTCATTGCTGCCTGAAAAGGACAAAAAACGACAAAAAGTGGGAACAGTGATGGGCGGTATTTATTATGCGTTGTTGGAAGAAATTGCGCGTGATGGTGGGGCTAATGTGTTGAAATATAAAATTAGAATTCCCA
This genomic window contains:
- the hpnD gene encoding presqualene diphosphate synthase HpnD produces the protein MNPLIYCQEKAQSSGSSFLAGFRFLPEQQKNAMIILYAYCRELDDVVDDCLDINIARQTLAWWRQDLDKIFTQKQPEHPINQALCEIVDMFSLPKDELEDIINGMEMDLHHVRYQNFTDLQYYCHRVAGVVGRLIVRILGFSENQTLAYADKLGLALQLTNIIRDVGEDARNGRIYLPLDELAQFGVSQESILSYQPNQSFEKLMDFQIMRARETYRVAMSLLPEKDKKRQKVGTVMGGIYYALLEEIARDGGANVLKYKIRIPSPRKFCIAMRVWLFGFKP